The region CCTGGCAGTGACCCGCAGAGTCTGAGCAGGCGCGCCCGCGGCCACGCGGGGGCGCACCGTCAACTCCCGCGCACGCCAGCGGATTCGAACCGGCACCACCACGTTGAACAGCGGCAGCGCCGCCCAGCCGAGGAGGAGCCGTCATGCGCGGGCCAGACGCGTATCCGACCGTGTCCGGTGTCGCGGCGGCGGCCCGTCTGCTCAGCGCGCGGCACCCGGACCTGTGCCGGATGCGGCTGGCCGGGGAGTCCAGGACCGGGCGCCCGCTGTGGCTGCTGTCGGTCGGGCACGGCAGGCGGCACGTGCTGGTGGTCGCCGGGCCGCACCCGGACGAGCAGGCCGGCGGCGGCACCGTGCTGTGGCTGGCGGAACAGGCGGTCGCCGACCGCCACCGGCAGGCCGACGCCGACCTGACCTGGGACTTCCTGCTGTGCCTCGACCCCGACGGCACCGTGCTCAACGAGTCGGGACCGGCGGGGCCGCGCCCGCCGGCCGTGCACTTCCGGCACACCTACCGCCCGGCCGCGTGCGAACAGCCCGAATGGGCCGGCTCCTTCCGCGCCCCGGGGGACGAACTCCCCGAGACCTACGCGCTGCTGGCCGTCATCGACGAGCTTCGGCCGTTCCTCCAGTGCTCCCTGCACGGGACGGACGTCGGCGGCAGTTGGGTGCAGCTGACCTCCGACATCCCGGGCCTGGCCGAGCCGTTCGGGAAGTACGCCGCTGAACTCGACATCCCCGTGCAGGCCGGCACCTACGACGCCCTGTTCTGGCACGGCTCGGGACCCGGTGTGTACGTGCTGCCGCCCGGCGGGCGGCGGGAGCGGTTCGCGTGCGAGCCGGAGAACGTCAACGGC is a window of Streptomyces sp. NBC_01477 DNA encoding:
- a CDS encoding M14 family zinc carboxypeptidase, with protein sequence MRGPDAYPTVSGVAAAARLLSARHPDLCRMRLAGESRTGRPLWLLSVGHGRRHVLVVAGPHPDEQAGGGTVLWLAEQAVADRHRQADADLTWDFLLCLDPDGTVLNESGPAGPRPPAVHFRHTYRPAACEQPEWAGSFRAPGDELPETYALLAVIDELRPFLQCSLHGTDVGGSWVQLTSDIPGLAEPFGKYAAELDIPVQAGTYDALFWHGSGPGVYVLPPGGRRERFACEPENVNGSTWCRPQRHGGLTALVEVPMWATRRVADPAPHPEPSQAIGAMAARLRKDGAALTATLERALPVIGPPDSADSSEALLLRGVEQAVGAFAALAADYDVLAADSPVPLTMAHVAALDIAARRIPLRAAGMLLRVLDEQPLDGDPAGEPGRLRGRLERRLDAGARELVASVDARWVPVYDQVELQARTVLAAVDRLS